From Cannabis sativa cultivar Pink pepper isolate KNU-18-1 chromosome 8, ASM2916894v1, whole genome shotgun sequence, a single genomic window includes:
- the LOC115699905 gene encoding uncharacterized protein LOC115699905, with translation MDWRYNIKESFSDLAVVSKAKNSSIKDLVAIEGEVGNCVASWNFKFRRNLMEREMPNLIVLLQLLEHIRLLNILEDIRLWKPDPSGIFSCKSTFNWFTSDQNFGDLFWTKTLWKSTCPIKVKVFGWLVALGKINVHPMMQKRRPFICLSPGWCVCCKKSNEEVAHLFLGCCLAQRLWIKLLNAFEIQWVLPGSVPLMMVSKVGGRKGRSYLWRTAVLAIIWVIWLERNNRIFEGIEASVEDLWEKVRFWTAVWVYKTKSFEQFSFLDLNRDWRLLCNVAS, from the coding sequence ATGGATTGGAGATACAACATTAAAGAGTCGTTTTCTGACCTGGCAGTGGTATCAAAGGCAAAAAATTCAAGTATAAAAGATCTTGTTGCCATTGAAGGAGAGGTAGGAAATTGTGTTGCAAGCTGGAATTTTAAGTTTAGAAGAAACTTGATGGAGAGGGAAATGCCTAATCTAATTGTTTTATTGCAACTACTGGAACATATTAGGCTGCTCAACATATTAGAGGATATCAGATTATGGAAACCAGATCCTAGTGGAATTTTCTCTTGTAAGTCAACATTCAACTGGTTTACTTCAGACCAAAATTTTGGTGATTTGTTTTGGACGAAGACTTTATGGAAAAGCACGTGTCCTATTAAAGTTAAAGTCTTTGGATGGTTGGTGGCATTAGGAAAAATTAATGTGCATCCTATGATGCAAAAAAGGCGACCATTTATCTGCTTGTCCCCGGGGTGGTGTGTTTGTTGTAAGAAAAGTAATGAAGAAGTGGCACATTTGTTCTTGGGGTGTTGTCTTGCTCAAAGACTTTGGATAAAGCTGCTAAACGCCTTTGAGATCCAATGGGTACTTCCCGGATCAGTCCCATTAATGATGGTGAGCAAGGTGGGGGGTAGAAAGGGTAGATCATACCTATGGAGGACAGCTGTTCTAGCAATCATTTGGGTTATTTGGCTCGAAAGAAATAACAGAATTTTTGAAGGGATTGAAGCCTCAGTTGAAGATTTATGGGAAAAAGTCAGATTTTGGACAGCTGTTTGGGtttataaaactaaaagtttcgAGCAGTTTTCATTCTTAGATTTGAATAGAGATTGGAGATTGTTGTGTAATGTGGCTTCATAG
- the LOC133030122 gene encoding uncharacterized protein LOC133030122: protein MALFVMGVLTGKDEKTVVPPFVIRMVDNLPFFYEYPWGKISYTKLMETCKKDYLDVKNKMLKKIEKGVTQKKAKYSAYVYAAALQYWAYEAILQLGNEYAVRRSHRFSRMVNRESKPNTTLGKDEVTRLFAKNLTVYSMLCPRPNEIEFVSYITGGQPPLFVDLEELVLGEDGQPTQDALRSQAEKLASTLEERA from the exons ATGGCCTTGTTTGTTATGGGTGTCCTCACTGGTAAGGATGAGAAGACTGTCGTTCCTCCTTTTGTGATAAGAATGGTTGATAACCTTCCATTCTTCTACGAGTACCCCTGGGGAAAGATTTCTTACACCAAGCTGATGGAAACTTGTAAGAAGGATTACTTGGATGTGAAGAATAAGATGTTGAAAAAGATTGAGAAGGGAGTCACTCAGAAGAAGGCAAAATACTCAGCCTACGTCTATGCTGCAGCGTTGCAGTATTGGGCATACGAGGCCATATTACAGCTGGGCAACGAGTATGCAGTGAGGAGGTCGCATCGCTTTTCGAGAATGGTCAACAGGGAGAGTAAGCCGAACACTACACTCGGAAAGGATGAAGTGACCAGATTATTTGCTAAAAAT TTGACAGTGTACTCCATGTTATGTCCTCGGCCGAACGAGATTGAGTTTGTGAGTTACATAACCGGGGGTCAGCCTCCGTTATTTGTTGACTTGGAGGAACTTGTGTTGGGTGAGGATGGGCAACCAACACAGGATGCTTTGCGAAGCCAGGCCGAAAAGCTTGCCTCCACATTGGAAGAACGAGCATAG